A stretch of the Gossypium hirsutum isolate 1008001.06 chromosome D07, Gossypium_hirsutum_v2.1, whole genome shotgun sequence genome encodes the following:
- the LOC107956160 gene encoding uncharacterized protein yields the protein MPNLAEGDALSQAMLRILERVARPNTESGGQRSVTERLQSNGAELFKGVTGVAPSVDRSMAEYEAEFLRLSRYALGMVMTEYELCVHFEDGLRDSLRVLIAPQRERDFLALVEKEKITEKVRSSGPVRVETPIEPIGITLCGHYGRRHPSEYWRTTGACLRYGSIEYHVRECPLRADQVQVVSSATAQPPRVVQQPPRGRDQARGGNGMGRGQSALDKGAGQAEVRQSTLVYAAHIGFTHSYVSCSISKNLGIPIESTSSEVTVLSLLGQSVRVSKLYRNVPLEVQGMVFLADLMKLPFGEFDMILGMDWLVKYRVSLDCETKRVLLRTEGGNKVVQTVKDIKTVRDFLDISPEELLGLPLNREVEFGIELLPGTAPVSIAPYRMTLKELTELKAQN from the exons ATGCCGAATCTGGCCGAGGGTGACGCTTTATCCCAGGCTATGCTGAGGATATTAGAGAGGGTTGCTAGGCCCAACACTGAATCTGGGGGCCAAAGGTCGGTTACAGAACGACTCCAGTCCAATGGGGCTGAGCTATTTAAGGGTGTCACTGGAGTCGCCCCTAGTGTG GATCGTTcaatggccgagtatgaggccgagtttctgagatTGAGCCGCTATGCGCTAGGCATGGTGATGACTGAATATGAGCTTTGTGTCCACTTCGAGGATGGACTCAGGGACAGTttgagagttctgatagctccgcagagggagcgtgacttttTAGCACTAGTAGAGAAGGAAAAGATCACCGAAAAG gtcagATCTAGTGGGCCAGTTAGAGTTGAGACCCCTATTGAACCTATTGGGATCACACTTTGTGGGCATTATGGAAGACGCCATCCGAGCGAATATTGGAGGACGACTGGGGCTTGTTTAAGATATGGGTCTATTGAGTACCATGTTCGAGAGTGTCCACTGAGGGCCGATCAGGTGCAAGTTGTGAGTTCTGCTACTGCACAGCCACcgagggtagttcagcagccgCCTAGGGGTCGAGATcaagctaggggtggtaatggtatgggtcgtgGGCAAAGTGCACTGGACAAAGGTGCTGGACAGGCTGAGGTGAGACAGTCGACCCTAGTTTATGCTGCTC ATATAGGATTTACGCATTCCTATGTTTCCTGTTCTATTTCCAAAAACCTAGGGATTCCTattgagagtacttctagtgaggtgaCTGTGCTGAGCCTGCTGGGGCAATCTGTTAGAGTTAGCAAACTGTACAGGAAtgttcctttagaggttcaagggatggtatttctggctgatttgatgaaGCTTCCATTTGGAGAGTTCGATATGATATTagggatggactggttggtcaagtATCGTGTCAGTTTAGACTGTGAGACTAAGAGGGTTCTATTGAGAACTGAAGGGGGTAATAAAGTAGTTCAGACTGTTAAGGATATTAAAACTGTAAGGGATTTTTTGGACATCTCTCCTGAGGAGTTATTGGGTTTACCTCTGAATcgggaagtggagtttgggattgagcttctcCCTGGTACAGCTCCAGTGTCTATCGCTCCCTATCGAATGACACTGAAGGAGCTTACGGAGCTCAAGGCTCAAAACTAA